The genomic window atcctttcatgttagttatAAGAATTTTTGTTACCCACACACTCTTTTTCATAATTCTATCTTTTGTCCGGGCACCaatatatagagcaaccactttaccacgatGGTTCCTCTTGAGCATGTAAGAAGCATAAAAAGAGGATTGAGGCGCATAAGCCTTTTGTTGCTTCACTTGAGAGGTGTGATcagcttgcttgcttcctttCATGAATTTTAGGCACTCCTTGCCCTTCATCACAACATGCTCATTTGTTTTGCTTGTATGCGTGTCAAATCCGAgacctctctttagcttgttgtctttggtctcaatggtcttgtatagtgcatcctttgatttataggttttaaTGCATCCATActtgaccaaggcatttagcctctcattctctttttgtaaagcttgcaaggattcaatgtTAGTAGCATAAGCATTTATATCTATATTATAGCACCGAGAACAACCATTGCTTATGGAAACACTAGAGAGCCATTGCTTATGGAAACACTAGAGAGcaaggttgcatcattagagtgGGATGAGCTATTTTTAAGGATATTAATTTGTGCTTAAAGAGTTTTATGACTCTCATCTAAACTTGACAATTTTTCTTGAACCATAGAATTATTATTCTCAAAACTAGCAATTGAGCTATTGGCCAAATTTAGctctttggtcaatttctcaactttctctctttctttagcAAGAAGTTCCTtgagtttaaggtttctcttctttttaagGATGAGCAAATCTTCTTGACCCTCTATTATTTCCATAAGTTCTTTCAATTTGGATATAtcatttttactaagacctttaAACATGCTTTCATCacaactatcactatcactatcactaactAGAGGCTTAGGATGTGATTTTACCTTTCGTCCTTTTGCCATGAAGCATGTGGGGGTGTCGTCGTCGCTCATTTCACCAAATAGTGATTTTGTTGGTGTAGGGGCTCTAATGACGATGGTGGCGattccttcatcatcggagttggAGTCAGAGTTtgagtcccactcctcgccaatATGAGCGTGATcggaatatttcttcttgtatgccttgctcttgtccttcttgaatggcttgcccttcttttcttctttgtctttgcccttcttcttgttaggacaatccgctatgaaatggccaacttcaccacactcatagcacgCCCTTTTGGAAGTTCTTCTTTTGGGCATGTctcttttatattttctatatcCTCCCTTcctcataaatttcttgaatttcctaaaaaaaagctatttcttcatcattggagctttcatcttcacttgaacaagactcttcaacttgtttgctcttgcttgccttgaaagcTATTTCTTTGTTCTTAGAAGTGGAACTTTGTTTGGACAAGTTCTTCAcctcatttgcttcttcttccatgagctcatgagcaagtattctCCCAATAACATCACCTGAGGTGAGCCTTTTGTAATCTCTCATTTCCCGGATGAGGGTGACCAAAGTTGGATTTCTTGGAGCGAATGCTCTAAGTAACCTCCTCATAACCTTATGGTCATCGAGTTCTTCACTACCAAGTCCTCCTATCTTGTTCataagcaccatcatccgatcatacatggcttgtgGAGTATCATCATCCTCCATGACAAACCTTCCCAATTTTCCTTCAAGTAATTCAATCTTGGATTCCCCCACACTAGTTGTACCTTCATGAGACACTTGAAGTGTACCCCCAAATTGatttagcctcctcaagcccatccacttTGTTGAACTCTTCGGTGCTTAAAGCACTAAGTAGGACACTTGTTGTTTGGGCATTTCTATGTATGGCTTGTTCTTATTCGGGTGTAAACTCCATATCTTTGGCCGGAAAATCAAGACCTACACACACAATTTTCCAAATGCTCGGATGGAGCGATAttaaatgcatcttcatcttgtgcctccaaaCGGCGTAGTGAGTACCATCAAAAAATGGAGTACACTTGGAAGGCACGGAGATAAAGTTGTTAGAAGGAgaatttaatttgctataatcaaaattaatttcaactccctttctttctttggaGCCACTGGCTGTGGAAGCATCTCCCGAATCCATTTATCTTCTCGAACCACCACCCGAGATTTCATCTTTAGGACTTCTCGAGCTTTTCTCTCTGGATGCCGACATCTTTAATTCCTCCAAGCGgttaagccttgtaggaggttaggttctgataccaattgaaagtctTTGATGTTGActaaaggggggtgaatagtcgtttctgaaatttaaaactcagcagcggattaaacaatgccggagactccggctcaatccagatactctgggttccgAAGTATCCAAGTTCACCCGGATTATCTGaactatacaggaactcgaaaTCAAAGTAAGTTTAACAGAATCTACTAGAGTCTACGAGCTACCACTGTATCTCTAAGATGGATATGTTCTTCTCAACAATAATCATGATCTCAAATACtcgcaagcaacaatattgaggcaaatcctcaaataacaatttgaatgaataccttgcaagaaattaaatggagacaCGATTTGATTCCGAAGtacggccacctcacaaagaagtgcctacgtctccgttgacgagctcacaaagagccaggtctttttcaaccctatcctcacccaagcgaccacaaagatcgagctagggttcttactcaattcgtggGTGATACAAACTCCCCGTGGCACTCCGCaacgattgggtgctctacgggtgacctcttgccgtctagaaacacaaagcttcaagagaaaaagattgcaaatcgcagcttggcaagaactcaaaatgctcaaagattttcttattgctctcttgctccaaatctcactccccaaaccaaactcacaaatcttagcaaagattgggcactagaggggtttgggagggctattgaatgctctagagaGTGTGTATGCACTGGTGGTTCAGCAAAGCATTAAATgagagggggtgaagaggtatttatactcttccccccaaaactagctgttactgtgctATTCAGACAGACTCGCAGTATCCAggttaacccggagtctctgggtagCACAGAAAACCACacacctaacctgtcagaactagccgttacattGACCCGAAATCTCTGGgtaacactttgagaaaaacCGGCTAGAACACTTGTTCGGAGGATGCCTGGAAGATCCGAAAGCATCAGGACTCAGTGACTTTggaccaactcggagactccagctaAAAACCTTGGCTAACTGAAAGcctttctcggagtctcacttggAGACTCTGGGACTTAACAGCATCCAGAGTATTCAgactaactcggagactccaggctTAAAATTAAAGCCAAACCGAGAGCTCTTCTCGAAGTCTCACTTGGAGGCTCCGGAACATTTGCACAATCCGGAGTACTCGGGCTAtcccggagactctgggctcAGAATTAAAGCCAAACCAAGAGCTCTTtacggagtctcactcggagactccggaacaccTAACAGAGTCTAGAAtttccggaccaacccggagacaCCGAAGCCAGACAACTTTGCCCTATTTTCCCGATGTtcgtgagtgatggtgtctctcaaaaattggttttcacaaaatagtttgagcactgagatactaccaaaactacaaaaatatccctcttaatagtacaacattcctaaaactcaaattcaggctgtgtttgtttgctgcttctgaaactgcttctgctactggcagaagccagaagtcagaagccagaacaaacgaggttctggagaagtggcttctggcgtttctgaggaaaatgaactaaagctgagaagctcgctgagatgtgcttctctgagaagctatgtgctgagaaaccaaaaatttattatagaagccaacaacctatttctaaaagcagtttttcagacaaaccaaaagcataacttttcagaaaagctcaaaagcagaagctcaaacaaacaagGCCTCAGTAGTCTTTCAGCATGACAAATTTGACTCACTTGGAGAAACTCTTGTTGATGCAGACATCTTATAAACATTTCATGCTATACTGAAGTTTGAGTATCTTCTTAACATCTAAAAGCAGGAAAATTGTCTGACGAAATTGACTTATTTTGTTCTGTCACATAAGCAGCAATTACATATGATCTCACTTAATGCTATTATATAACAATATATGGGCCACAAAAAACAGATACAAAGTGGTACATTAGACATCACTGGCTGATATGTGATATCCGAAGAACTTTACAGCAAAGAATCTGTCTTTGCAGGTAGCCTCCTGAAGAAGTTTACCAGTGCTGCAGGCACCTTGTGGCGAAACCGAGGGTGCCTCATCCAGAAGAACCCAAGGCAGAGTGCAATCACTTGGAATGGTGTCACATATAGTATAATCGCAGTGATCAAGCAAAGTAATAGGAACATAGCTGTTGCCCTTGGGTCCCTCCAGCTCAGCAGCGATTGCAGTCTCTCTCCCTGAGTGGCGATATCCCCGACCACTGTCTGTATCCTCCCAGCAACATGCCGTAACCTGTCGTACCTCATCCTAATGAGATCTGGGCTCTTTGTGGTTGGGAATGTATCAAATTCCTCATCAAGCTCATCTGGATGGGCAACATCAGCATAAGATATTCTTGTGTTCATGTGTGGTGGGAAGCGCGGCCGGAACCGGTAATTCCACAACCCTATCAAGAACATGTAGAGGAAGATCGTTGGCAGGATAAGGTCTGGATAGAACACAAGCATGACAAAGAGCACATGTACCAAGACGGTGGTGACTGGGTTTTTCCACTGGCAAACATCGCCGAACCACTTCCCTGCAGCAATGACTCCAGAAAAGACTTGCATAAGACGGAAGAAGTTAGCTTTGCTCCGTCGCATGCTCCATAGGTGAGAGCGGGCATCTGACATGAACTCAACAACTTCCCTGTGAACTGGTGGCTCCATGCGCCCCAGTCGCTGTGCAACCAGCTGGACAGCCTGGTGGCGGAGCATTTCCTGCTGGACTATTGACAGAGGCTGCACATAATGCATCTTGGGAAAGAGGGGCCGAGAGTATGTAAAGAGCACATTGATCAGGGATGTGGCTGAGAACCGGATGGCAAGGTGAAGTTCACCCATCTTTTTAACTCCTGATGGGTGGAGGATAAGCAATGgatatgtgtgtgtgtacacCCGCCCGGTCTCAAGCGTTGAAAGACGAATTCGCACTTTCCCAATGGGTTTATCCATATGGCCGGGAGAATTATGGTTGCTATCTCCACTTATGTGGCAGTTGTCAAACAGACCAATGGTGAGTACTGTTCCATGATCAAAGACATCCCATGTATACTGCTCATTGAATCGAGGGCTCAAGCTATCAACAATTGTGCGTGTCCGCACCCATTTCTGCCCATATTTGGCAACACAATATGCATCGCATGACCCCCGGTCGTTTCTGGTTTTTGTTGGATTTAGACCATTTGCACCTAGAATGCCAACTTCAAGCAACCCGATTGGTGGTTTCCAAAGCTGCTTCATTGTTGGCCGGAGATCGCTGCAATATTGTGTGGACTCATCAAGCACATGATACCCGCCTTCAAGGCAAACACGAAGGTGTACCTTTGCATAGAATTTATCTTCCTTTAGCTGGTTCACATCAATCAGCCCTGGTCTTCTGAGATCGAACCACGCTGGCCGTACTGGCTTGTGATCAGCCCGCCTTTGAAGCTTTGTGAGTGGTATGATAGCTTCACCAATCACTTCATCTTTGTTATGTGCAACACGGTCTTCTATTGATATGATCAAGTCATCATCAAAAGGCTCTGCTGCGACAAACATCATCTCCTCATTCCACGTAAAGTTTTTGGTTGGTGAGCGAGCTTGCCTTGTCTTCAACAATTGGTGGCCCAGCCTCACTTTTACAAACACATCAGGTATACGGTTCTCCATTGGGATTATATCCTGTGCCTCGATTACATTGACCCTCACGTACCACATTCTTTGTGTAGGGTAGACCTTCCCACGGATATAATTGTGAAGATGGGAATCAACTGGGGTTGATCCCGCATGGATGGCACTTGGGAAGCATTCATCCGCTTGAGTTCCATACCAGACTGCAAGCATCAGCTCTCCTCTGTCCCTCATGCCATCCTTTCCCACAAGACGATACCACTCCGGCGCCAATGGGCTGTCAGGAGGGACCCTTAGAGGCACCTCATTCAGGTCGAGCATCACCCGACCAACATAGTCATCCCGAAGGACATCCTTGTCTTTCACAACAACTTCGAGTGTAGTTGACTGCAGGACTTCCTTAGGGAATGCAAACACCTCGTCCCACTCAGGCCTCTGATTCTTCTCGAAGTGCTTTGTTTTCATTTTGTAGTTTCCAAGGTGCACCTCCACATAAGGGTCAAGACTCCCGGTGATGTCCATGTTGGGCAGGTCATGGGCCTTGACCACACGCACAAAGAGGTACTGCATCTTCTCAACAAGGTCGTATGCTCCAGCCTTTTCACCAGGGATCACCCGGCCGCCAATAACACGTCCTCCACCAAGCATTGGGCTTGTCTCCTTCAGCTGAAAGTCTATAGGCTGTTGTGGACCTGGAGCGTACATCCTTGCTACCCGAGGCTGAGGGGCTCCAGTTTTATTCCCAACTGCAGAAAAGCTTCTCTGTTGCGGCTCTCCATATGAACCTTCAGAGTAGTATGGTTGCGCAGTCATTGATTCCGGACGGTGCTGTTCTCTTGGCAAGTGCTGGAATTGTCTCACTGGGTTTGGTCTGGTCTCTTGGAAAGGATTTGGAATGGAGTTCACTGCTGCCTGCTCTTGTGCGGTGGTAGGCGTGCTCAACATATTGAATTCCTGACCTGGTGCAGACACCCTTACTGATGGGTCATCTGTAAGGAATACTCTTAGCCCAAGCTCACCACGTGCACGTGATAAGATTGTGCGCTTCTCCAGGGGGTAGTGCAGGGCTGAGGCATCAGGTTGGCTGACAAAGGATGTGCCCGAGATGCGAACCTTGCCAAGGCAAGCCTTGGAATTGCTGGCGCGGTTCGCATGGTACACATAGGCCTCAAGGTGTAGCTCTGGGAGGCAGGATGGATCAGATATGTTGAAGTAGAACTGCTCGTTCCAGACAGGGTTGAGGTCCCTGTCTTTGATGGCTGTACGGAACTTCTGGTCGTCAAATTCGACCTCGACAAAAGCATTGGCTGTGCCCTGCTCTTTCGGGAGGAGGTCATGAGCACTGAGGACCTCAACACCAAGCCTAAGATTGCTCATCATGGCCTATCACTTGATCTTCTACCACCGAACAGATTCACCTTCTTCTGAAACATGAACAAAAACATGTGTTGAGAAAACTTTGGTATCAGAAACTACAGCAACAGCTAGCATTGTAACTACCAGTTCGACAACTATTTCGGTTGTACCAAGAgtggaaaaaagaagaatatgtTAACGTTGTAGAAAGTTGTATCAATAGGtggttggaaaaaaaaaatactggtGATGCCCGcaagtatttttctttcttggtCCCATGGAATCAAATATTGGTAGTCGGATACACGTTCTTTGAAGCATAAAAGTATAAAAGGcaaaatatgttttatttgtGCAGATTATTGTATTCACATGTGGTAGTAGATAGGAATTTTCGTTCTTCCACTTCTGATTTAGATTAAACATTTGAACAGCCTTTTCTGAAGGATAGTTTATTGCAATTTGTAAACACTTGTTGTCTATATTGAACTATCCTGCACATACACATTATTTAACAATCATTAACACATCAGGTGTACATTTTCAATGCAATGCAACCAGGATGATGACATTTGTTTATGCACAAATAGACAGCAACCAAAACTTAGAGCTAAGAACACGTTTTAAATCCAGTCCAGATAATGGCATGCGTCAACGTTATTTGCTGATGTAAGGTGTAACCATCACCTACATTTTGCAGGTCAGGTGAGATTCTGAGCGCAGGGAAAGGGAGAGGCCACTGGCCTCTTTTCTGATAACGACTGCCACTGTGACCACAAAGGACTACAATTATCGACAAAATATCGCAACCTAACTGAAACTTCATTCTGTAACAGGATGCATAGGTTTAGTATGAATATGATGTTTATTTATTgcactgataccacttgttTGCGCAGAAGACGCAACCTTAACAGGGAAAGGAGATTTGAAGGCATAAATGAAGCAGCATAAGTCTAACGTCCGGAAAGCGGAACTGAATTTGTTCTTCAATCAACAGCGTATGAGATGGGCAGCATGGACCATTCTTCCAACTCCTTCCCTGAAGAAAGGTTGGTTGGTAGGCAGGTGATGGAACTATGGGATGCGGGGTGTCAACATTGAGGTAAGTGAAATGCATGGTCCATGATGTTGCTTCCACCCATCACCAGATAATTAAAAATCAATCCATAAAcaccatatttatttttatttgtagcTCTGCCTACGGAAATTCAGCGACTTCATTAAATAGATAATTAATTGCTAAACTAGCATAGGTGTATCAGCCAATCAGAGAGCAGATTTAGGCTGAAGGAAAAACTGGGTCTTTCTCAAGAAATTTGGACTTGCCTTCCACATTTACCTTCAGACTTTCTTTCGGTTTGGACATTTCAGACAGCATGTACTAGAATTTAAGAAAAATCAAGGACAGCCTTGTAGAAAAGAAAGCACATACACCTAGCGTGTAAGATGCAAAATTTGCAACCCACATAGTAATTCCCAAACTGTTTTAGTGGTATATCCCTGAACCTGGGATCCCTTCTCTCATGCATTACACGAAAGAAAGGGGAATCAAAAGTTTTGGGTCCACAGATTATCACCAAATTCACGAACAAAATTACTTAGGATCTCACCGAAGAGAAAATCTTGGGGAAGAAAGGAGAAACAGGGAAGCAAATAAAAACGAAAACAAAACCATGGAGGAGCACCAAGAAAGACGGGTATAGCTTTGGAAATTCAGAAGGCAAAGTAAACCAGAGAAGGATGGGTTATTTCAAACCTTGAGGCTGAGTCAGGAGCCTTGCTATCCTTCAACAGTCAGCAGCTTCAGACCTTGGCGGTCTCTCTCTCGATTTCAAGGGATGAGAGAGACGGAGATGAAATATCCTGCTTGCTACGACGAGAGAGGACAACTGGCCGCACGCAGCTGAAAGCTCCAAGCCATGGCTGGGTAGGaaactgaaaagaaaaggaggggaGCAAAACGTGCAACAACCTATAGCACCagcagaaagagagagagagtggggttGGTTTCCCTATATCTAGAATGGAAAGAACAACTACTTTAGAGGCAAGCAATGA from Phragmites australis chromosome 14, lpPhrAust1.1, whole genome shotgun sequence includes these protein-coding regions:
- the LOC133891511 gene encoding FT-interacting protein 3-like, which gives rise to MMSNLRLGVEVLSAHDLLPKEQGTANAFVEVEFDDQKFRTAIKDRDLNPVWNEQFYFNISDPSCLPELHLEAYVYHANRASNSKACLGKVRISGTSFVSQPDASALHYPLEKRTILSRARGELGLRVFLTDDPSVRVSAPGQEFNMLSTPTTAQEQAAVNSIPNPFQETRPNPVRQFQHLPREQHRPESMTAQPYYSEGSYGEPQQRSFSAVGNKTGAPQPRVARMYAPGPQQPIDFQLKETSPMLGGGRVIGGRVIPGEKAGAYDLVEKMQYLFVRVVKAHDLPNMDITGSLDPYVEVHLGNYKMKTKHFEKNQRPEWDEVFAFPKEVLQSTTLEVVVKDKDVLRDDYVGRVMLDLNEVPLRVPPDSPLAPEWYRLVGKDGMRDRGELMLAVWYGTQADECFPSAIHAGSTPVDSHLHNYIRGKVYPTQRMWYVRVNVIEAQDIIPMENRIPDVFVKVRLGHQLLKTRQARSPTKNFTWNEEMMFVAAEPFDDDLIISIEDRVAHNKDEVIGEAIIPLTKLQRRADHKPVRPAWFDLRRPGLIDVNQLKEDKFYAKVHLRVCLEGGYHVLDESTQYCSDLRPTMKQLWKPPIGLLEVGILGANGLNPTKTRNDRGSCDAYCVAKYGQKWVRTRTIVDSLSPRFNEQYTWDVFDHGTVLTIGLFDNCHISGDSNHNSPGHMDKPIGKVRIRLSTLETGRVYTHTYPLLILHPSGVKKMGELHLAIRFSATSLINVLFTYSRPLFPKMHYVQPLSIVQQEMLRHQAVQLVAQRLGRMEPPVHREVVEFMSDARSHLWSMRRSKANFFRLMQVFSGVIAAGKWFGDVCQWKNPVTTVLVHVLFVMLVFYPDLILPTIFLYMFLIGLWNYRFRPRFPPHMNTRISYADVAHPDELDEEFDTFPTTKSPDLIRMRYDRLRHVAGRIQTVVGDIATQGERLQSLLSWRDPRATAMFLLLCLITAIILYVTPFQVIALCLGFFWMRHPRFRHKVPAALVNFFRRLPAKTDSLL